The sequence GGACGACGCCGGCCGCGCGCACGAAGAGAAAACTCAGCGGTCACTGGCCGAGCTGAAGATGTGGGGCGAGCGGATCGACGCGGCCCAGCCCGCCGAGACGCTGACCACGCTCGCCTCGTCGATTTCGGAGGCGTACACCGAGGTCATGGCGTGCTACGCGGCGTACTGCGCGGCCGACCTGAACCCGCTGACCGCGATCCCGGCCAAGATCGCGGCGCAGCAGGCGTCGGCGTTCCGGATGAACGCGCTCGGCGGGCAGTTCGACGTGTCGATGCTGAAGGTCGTCGCGGCGTCCGGCCTGCGGTCCCCCGGCGATCTCATGCCGACGCCGAAGGCGGCCGCGGAAGGCAACTCCCCCGCGGACTTCGTCAAGGCCGCCGAGGCCGGCATGAGCGCGTTGACCGAGCTGGAAGGCCTCGCCGAATCCGCGGGCGTCGGCAGCGGTGGTGGCAGTGATGCGCAGCTTCCGAGTCTGCCCGGGCTCGACCAGGACGGTTCGCCGGGCCTGTCGCTGGCCGGGCTGTCCCCGGCGGCGTCCCTCCCGGTTGCCGCGACGGCGCTCGGCGGCCTGGGCGGCGGCGCGGGGACACCGCCGGTGGCGTCGGGCCTGCCGGGCATATTCGGCGCGGGCGGCCTCGGCGCGATCCCGGCGCTGGCCAAGCCGGTCGCCGGGAAACGCGCGCCCAGCCTGGCTTCGGAGGTCCGCCCGGGCACCGCGAACCCGGCCACGGCGAAGCCGGCCGGCAGCTCGATGCCACCGATGATGCCGCCGCAGGGCGGGCAGGGCGCGACGGCGGGGACGTTGCGGCCCGGATCGGCCGAGCAGCGCACCGGCCGGGGCGGCGGCGGGCGCCGTGCCGCCGACGCGACCGACGGTGTGCCCGCGAAACTGCGCGGCCGGTCGGTCAACGGGAATCCGGACGCCGGGTTCACGCTCCCCCGCGGCCGCCGCACCGGGGAGACCGACGCCGAGTCCGTCCAGCTGCTCGACGAGGAGCTGTGGCAGCCCGGCCGCTGACCCACCACGACGACGCCCCCGCACGGTGCAAACCGTGCGGGGGCGTCGTGTCTCCGGGCGTGATGCGCCCCAATGTGGCCTTCGGTGCGTCAGACGCACCGAAGGCCACATTGGGTGCGTCTCACGCAACCAAGGCCGCCTTGGGTCGTTGGCAGGCCGTCAGTGCTCGGTCTGGTTGCGGGCGGCGGCCGGGTCCAGGCCCGGTCCCTCCGGCATCCGGGCCACCAGCCCGGCGGGCAGCCGCAGTACGCGGTCCGACGGGTAGCCCAGCATCTTCAGCACCTCCGGCGCCGACAGCGAGTAGCGGCGGCCCATGTCGGTCACCAATGTCAACGTCCCCGACGGGGCCTGCGCCGACGGCATCGCTTCGACCACCGCCGCGCTGCCCGGTGGGACGTACACCCGGTCCGCCAGCGGGGTTCCGGTCGCCGAGCGGCGGGTCGTGGCCGACAGCGCGTCCGCCGGGGGCAGCTCCGGGTCGATCGCCAGGCCCGGGGACGACGCGCCCGGCTCGAAGGTCGCGCACACCGTCGCTTCCCGGTCCCGCGGGCGCGCGATCGGCGGGCGAGTTGCCGGGGCCGCGCCCTCGGCGTCGTCGGCCGGGTCGAGGCGGCGGGACGTCGTGGCCAGCGACGGTGGCAGCGTCACCGCCACCGGGTCGCCGCCGGGGTAGGCGGCCGGTGTCTGGGCGGCTGCTCGCTGGATGTCGTACTGCAGCACGGAAATCGGGCGCAGGGCGTCCCGCTCGGCCAGGTAGTACTGCTCGCCGCCGCCCGAGGGCCGGACCACCAGCAGCATCCCGGCGCGGAGGTCGGTCCGGCCCGGGACCGCCGTCGACGGTTCGCCCGGCCGCGCCACCGGGATCGGGCCGATCGGGGCGCCTTCGGGCAGGACGTCCAGCCACGGCCGGCCGACCCGGGCCCACGGCTCGGCGGTCAGCGCCAGGCCGGTGCCGACCGCGGCGTAGTCCTCGATGCGGTGCCGGTACCCGCGCCAGACCAGGTAGCGGTCGCCGGTCGTCACCAGTTCCACCAGCAGCGCCCGGTCGCCCAGCGCCGCGCCGCCCGCCGGAGCGGCGCCGGCCAGCAGCACGGACTCCTCGATCCGGGTGCCCGCCAGGTCGCTGGCGGGTGCCGAGCACAGCGACCACGAGCCGGTCAGCAGCCGGTCGGGCGCGGGCAGCGCGTCGGGCGCGTCGGGGATGCCGAGCCGGGGCCCGCGCGGGACGCCGGCGAGGGACTCGCGCGACACGTGCTCGGTGGCCCGGTGGTCACCGAGCAGCAGCAGCGCGGACGCGTAGTTGGCCACCGGGTGCAGCCGCCCGTCGAGGTAGACGTACCGGGTGCCGGTCTCCTTCTCCACGATCACCGCGGAATCCTGGCGCCACGCGGTGTTCCCGCCCGGCACGATCAGACCGTACACCCCGGCGCCCGCCAGCGACACGATGCCGAGCGCGATCCCGGCGAACGTCGCGCTCCCGGTGCGCCGGAACGGCGGCTGCTCGGGATCGGTCTCGCGGGTGACGAGCGCGGACGTCGCCCGCTGCACGAGGAACTGGTACGCCTGCAGCTGGTCGCGTTTGGACGCCACGGGTCAGCCTCCCAGCCCGCGCACGAGGGCGTACAGGTCGAGCACCCAGCACACCACCGGCACGATCGCGACCATCAGCAGGATCTCGAAGTACTCGGCGAACCGGCCGAGGTAGGGGTTCGGGCGCCGGGTGCTCAGCAGGACGCCGGCGGCGATCGCCCCCGCCGCCACGACGACCGCGAGCGGCCCGGCCGGCAGCAGCGCGCCGCCCGCCATCAGCGGTCCCAGCGCGAGGCAGCCGACGCCGGACATTCCCGCCAGCAGTAAGGGAACCCGTTGCCGCAGGATCGGATACAGCCTCGCGCGCATCAGGAAACCCAGTGCCAGCACCGAAACCAGCACGACCGGGGCGGTGCCGCCGGCGCGGATCAGCACGATCTGGCAGTACAGCACCACCACCGACGTCCCGGCCAGCAGGCCGGTCAGCAGCCCGTCGGCCCTGGCCACGGCGCTGTGCACGAGCGGGAGCGGCGGCTGCGGCTCGTCGCGGACCAGGTCCGCGGTGCTGCGCGGCAGCACCGGCATCGGGACGCGGGCGAGCCGCAGGGCCAGCGGAGCGAACGCGCCGGACAGCGCCAGCAGGCCGCCGCCGACCACCGCAGCGGCCCGGTACCCCGCGAGGGCGTCGAGCGTGGCCAGCCAGCCGCCGAGCACGGCGAGCAGCCCGGCCGTGGCCGCCGCGGTGAACAACGCCGGTGCCGCGGCCACGCCGAGGCGTCCCGCCAGCGCGGCCGCCAGCAGCGCGGCGCCCGCGAGCACGAGGTGGCCCGCGGACAACGCGGTGATCGGGGTGCCGCCGGCCGGGAGCAGCCCGCCCCCGGCGAAGGCGTAAGGCAGCGCGGACGCGGCGAGCACCGCCCCGGCCGCGGCGTCCCGCATCGCGCGCGCGAGCACCACTCCGGCGGTCAGCAGCAGCACGGCGGCGGTGAGCGCCCACAGCGCGGGTCCGGGCCACGGCGGCCCGGCGCGCAGCACTGCCACCAGCCCGAGCAGCAGGGCCGCGGCGCCGGCGGCCAGCCCGGCCACCCGGGTGTGCCGCGGGCCCCAGGCCCGGCCGGTCCGGCCGGAGCCGGTGGCGATCGCGTCGACCAGGTCGTCGTATTCCAGCTCGGGCCAGTCGGTGCGCCGCGGGGTCAGGTGCAAGACCTCGCCGTCGCGCACCCGGTGCGCGCCGAGGGTCCGGTCGAGGTCGAACGCCGTCCCGTCGGCCCGGCGCAACGACCAGCCGCCGCCGGGGACGCCGTCGTCGGCGAGCCCTTCGCCGGCGCGGGCGAGCAACCCCGGCAGGATCTCCGCGACGGCGGCGTGTTCCGGCAGCGCGATGTCGATGCGCCGGTGTGGGGTGGCGACGGTGAGCCTGACGAGGCCGGCGGTCTGCATGGGAAAAGCCTCGGCCACCGCGCGCGCGAATGGGTGACGACGGCCGGAACCGGCCGCGCGAAACCGCCCCCCGCACGGCTTTCGTGCGGGAGAATGGCGGCATGAGCATCGAGCACGCCGCCGTCGACCTGCTCGCCACCGGCCCGATCGCCACGGTGCACGCGATCCGGGCCACCGGCGAAGCGGTCAAGGTGTTCCCCGGCCCGTTCGACCGCGACACCCTGGCCGGGCTCGAGCGCGAGCGCAAGGCGCTGGCCGCTACCGGGCCGGCGCCGTCGATCCTGCCGGTGCTGGGCGTGGTCGACTACCCGGGCGGCCGCGCGGGCGTCCGGATGGAGCTGTGCCGCGGTTCACTGGCCGGGCTGCTCGCTTCCGGCGTCCGCCTGCCCGCCGACGCCGTGCTCGCGCTGGGCACAGCGGTCGCTTCGGCGCTGGCCGCGGCACACGGCGCCGGCGTCCTGCACGGCGGCGTGACGCCGGACAACGTGCTCTACCGCGCGTCGGGCGAGTTCGTCCTCGCCGACTTCGGGCAGACGCTGCGCCGCCGGTTCCCGCGCGATCCGGTGCACGCCGTGGAGTACACCGCCCCGGAAACCCTGCGCGACGACACGCTTTCGCCCGCGTCCGACCTCTACGGCCTGGGCGCGGTGCTGTACAGCGCACTGACCGGGGCGCCGCCGTTCCCGCGCCGGACCGGGCAGCAGCCCGGCGAGCGGATCCTGCAGGTGCTGCGGGAACCGGTCGCCCCGATCCACGGCGCGGACATCCCACCCGGACTGTCCGATGTGGTCACCCGACTGCTGGCCAAGGAACCGGACGACCGCCCGGCGGACGCGGCGGCCGTCGTGACGCTGCTCGAGAACCTCCGCGACGGCGTCGCACCACCGGTTCCCGCCGCGGAACCCGCGCGGCCCGAGGCCGAGCCGGAGCCGGCCGCGGCCGACGTCGAATTCGACGACTTCGCCGAGGAACCCCGGCCCGCCACGCCCGCGCCGGCCCCGCCGAACCCGGGCGGGCGCACGCTGATCCGCACGTTCGGCGGCCCGGCCGAGCGCACCGCTTCGCCCGCCCGGCGCCGCACCGCGCTTTCGGCGGGCGCGGGTGTGGTCGTCGCGGGCCTGGCCGTGCTGCCGTTCTTCACCGGACCGGACGAGGTGACCGGGCACGCGCTCCCGATCGCGCCGGCCGCGCAGCCGGCGAACACCGCGGCGGCCCCGGACATCCACCTGGCGCTGGCTCAGCCCGCCGACCTCGGCGACCACGTCCGGCTGACCTGGCAGGCCGACGGCGACCTCGACTTCGCCGTGGTGGTGGCGGGCGAGCGGATCGACACGATGGTGCTGGTGGCGCACCGGCAGCGCGCGATGGAGGTGCCGATCGACCCGGCCCGCCGCTACTGCTTCCAGATCCGGGCGACCGACGGCAAGAACGTGTACACGAGCACCCCCATCCCGATCCGCGGCGGCCACTGCACCCAGTGAGCGCCACGGGACAAGCGCCCCAATGTGGCCTTGGTTGCGTCACACGCACCCAATGTGGCCTTCGGTGCGTCAGACGCACCGAAGGCCACATTGGGGCGCACCGAAGAGCCGTCAGCGCCGCCGTGCGGGTGGGAGCAGCGTGCGCGGGTCCAGTGCCGAGCGCAGGCGGGTCGTCCACGGGCGCGTGGCCAGGCTGCGGCGCAGCTCCCCCACCTCCTGCCAGGCCCGGCGCACCGCGCCCTCCGTCACCGGAACTCCCGACCACAGCGCCATGTCGAGCACCTTGCCCAGCCGCGTGATCGGCTCCCGCGTCCCCTCTCCCGCCAGCTCGGCGAGGTCGCGCGGGGTCATCCCGACCCGGTAGGGCACGCCGTCCGCGCGAAGCCGGTCGCGGGCCTCCGCCCACGCGCCGATGACGCCCTCCGCGCCGGTCGACCGGCGACGGCGCCGGGTGCGGATCCCCTTCGCCAGCGGCACTCCCCACAGCCAGCCGACGAGCAGCGCGCCCGCGGCGATCGCCGCCACGACGTCCCAGCGGACCGAACCTCCGGTGGACGCGTCGGCGTCGCCGGACTCCGGGTGGTCCGGCGGCAGCTGCGGCGGCTGCAGCGACTGCTCCGGCGGCAGCTGCTGCCGGGCCAGCGCGGTCGCCTTCGCGAGACCGGTCTGCTGACCGGTCTTGGCCGCCGCGGCCGTCGGGTCGAGCGGCACCCAGCCGACGCCGTCGACGGCCACCTCGGGCCACGCCAGGACGTCGCGGTTGCGCACGACCCGGTAGTCGCCGTCCACTTCGGACGATCCGCTGAAGCCGACCACCAGCCGCGCCGGGATGCCGGTCAGCCGCGCGAGGGCGACGTAGGCCGCGGCGAACTGCTCGCTCGTGCCCCGGCGCGTGTCGAGCAGGAACCGCCGCAGCTGCGGCCAGCCGTGCCCGGTCGGCAGGTCGGTGCCGACGGCGACCTGGTAGTTGGTGCTGAGGAACCGTTCCAGCTGCAACGCCGACTGGAACGTCGGGCGCAGGCCGCGCACGGCGTCCCGGGCCAGCTGTTCGACGTCCGCGGGCACCTGGCCGAGTTCGCCGAGCCCGCCTTCGGCCTTCGCGTCGACCTCCGCGCCCTCGAGCCGGGCGGCGTCGACGTCCGGCGACGACCAGGTGAGCCGGTACCGCGGGTCCGGGGCGGGCGGGTCGAGCAGCAGCGCTCCCGCCGTCTCATCGACGAGCGGGTCGACGCCGGTCACCCCGGTCGGCACCGGCTGGCTCGGCAGCCACGGTCCGGGCAGCCCGGTCACCCGCACGTCGGCGCTGCGCAGGACGCCGTCGCTCTCGAGGTGCTGCCCGAGCCGGCGTAGCCGCAGGTCGGTGGTCCAGCCGGCGCCGTCGAACCCGTCGAGGACGGCGAGCCGCCAACGGTCGACCGGCGCGTCGCCGCGGTAGCGGAAGACTTCCGCGCCGGGCCGGGCGAGCCGCTCCCCGACCTGGTCCAGCGGATTGCCGAGCCCGTGCTGCGCGAGCGGCGCGACCTGGCCATCGGTGAGCCGGACGGGCTCGCGCCCGGCCGGGTCGAGCGCCCCGAACGCCGCGGCCCCGGCGAGCAGCCCGGCGACGGTCGCCACCACGAGCCAGCCGCCCGACCCACCCCGCGACCGGTCCGGACGAGACCACAGCGCCAGAGCGGCGACGCCCGCGTAGAGCACGGCCGCCCCGACTGCGGCCGGCCCGGACAACGGTTGGTACGCCTGGGAAAGCGCGGCGACGAGCAGACCTGGCAGCACTGCGAGGAGCGGTTTTCGCAGCCGCAGCAGCACTTCCAGGCCGACCACCGACGCGAGCAGCACGGCGAGCGGGACGAACAGCAGCTGCTCGGGAACCGGCCGGGCCGGCCAGGTGGACTGCAGGGTCAGCAGCCAGCCCTCGGTCGCCCCGCGAACCAGGACGGCCAGCGATTCGCCGGTCGGCAGGCCCGCGAGGGTGGTCGGGAACGCGACGGCCTCGATCAGCCCGAGAAGTCCGGTCGCCAGCACCAAAAGCGGCCGGTACGGCGCGGTTTTCGGCCAGCGTGTGCAAAGTTCGGCGCAGGCGTATGCGAGCACCACGACGACGAGCACCGGGACGAGCACGGCGGCGAAGCCGAACACCGGCGTGAACAGCAGTCCCGCCACGGCACCTGAGCCGAGAACTCCGGCGACGGCGGCCCGGTTGAGCACGGCCGCGCGCTTGACGCTCCTCCCGCCCGGGTGGCGGCGCCCTCTGCGCGCCGCCACCCGGGCCCCGGGCTCCACCCGGCCCCGCCGCGTCACCGCCACGCCGCCCCCACGTCGGCGCCCGGTGCCCACGGCGCGATCCACCCCCGCGGTCACACCGCCCCCACGACTCGATCGAGCCCCGCCGTCACGCCCCTCGCAGATCGCCGGGTCACCCCCACCCCCGGCCCCAAGCGCCCCAATGTGGCGTTCGGTGCGTTGGACGCACCGAACGCCACATTGGGTGCGTCCAACGCAACCAACGCCACATTGGGGACGCTCCGCCCCACCACGGCACCCCGTTGCCCCCCGGCGTCCACGACCCGCTCGAGCCCCGCCGTCACACCGCACCTCTCAGCAAGCCGTTCCACCCCCGCCGTCACGCTGCCCCCGTCATCAACGCATTCCACCGCGCAGCCGCATCGGCCGCGTCGACCGCCGTGATCTGCCCGGCGCCCGCGACCGAAGCCGACGGCGCCGCGCCGAGCCGGATCACCGTGTCCGGGTGCCACCGCCGGGCCGGGCCGAGGTCCGTGTCCGGGCCCGTCACCACCACGACCACCCCGCCCGGACGGCGCCCCGCCGCCAGTGGGCCCGGCAGCAGCGGAGCGTCGTCCGCGGCGTCCTGGGTGACCAGGCACAGCTCGTCCAGTACCACCCGCGCCACCCGCAACCCGCTGTCCACCGGCGTATCCGTGCCGGTCGTGGTGATCAGCCGGCAGTGCTGACCCGCCGTCGCCGACGCGAACAGCAGGGACGCCGCCACCTCGACCGCCTCCTCGAACGCGGCCGCGGTCAGCGCCCGGGGCCGGGTGTCGAGCAACACCGTGCACCGCAGCTGCGCGGGATCGGCGTACTCGCGCACCATGAGCCGTCCGGTGCGGGCCGACGCTTTCCAGTGCAGGTGCCGGACTTCGTCGCCGATCACGTACTGCCGGACCGCGCGCAGGTCCGCGGAGCCGCTCAGCGGGGGGTCCGTGATCGGGCCGTCGTGGTGGTGACGCGGGTGGCCGGCCCGTGCCGGGCGCACGGCGTGCCGGCGCGGGTGCACCCACAGGCTCGCGGTGCCGCCGACGGTCCGCTCGCCGCGGGCGAGGGCGAACAGGTCGGGGCGGTCGAGCACGAGCGGGCCCACCTCGAGCCGGCCGCGCCGGGTGGTCGGCAGCTCGTAGTGGTACGTCGCCGCCGTGCCGGGGGCGAGCGGGCGCACGCGCACGCCGTGCCTCGCCTCGCCCATGCGGTCGGCCGCCGCGAATCCGCCGTGCCGGCGCGTGCCGGTGTTGCGGACGGTCAGCGACGCCAGCGCGGGTTCGCCGCGTTCGATCCGGTCCGGCAGCACGGTCCGGTCGACCTCGACGTCGGGCCGGAACCGGACGACGGCCACCGCGACGAGCACCGCACCCGCCGCGATCCCGCCCAGCGCACGGAAAAGCGCGTACCCCAGCACTTCGCCCGCGGCGTACAGCACGACGGCGGAAGCGAGCACGAAAACACCGCGGCGGGTGAGCCGCATCGCTACCGCCCCGCCGTGGCCGCCGGCGCGGGCGTCTCGGCCAGCAGTTCGTCCACGACGTCGGCGGTGCGCCGCTGGTTCAGCTCCGCGTCCGGCGTCAGCACGAGCCGGTGCCCGAGCACCGGGTGCGTGACGTCCTTGACGTCGTCGGGCGTGACGAAGTCCCGGCCGTGCGTGGCCGCGAGCGCCTGTGCCGCCCGGATCAGCGCGATGCTGCCGCGCGGGCTGGCCCCGTACCGGACGGCCGGGTGCGTCCGGCTCGCCGTGGCCAGCCGGACCGCGTAGGACACGATTTCCGGGGCCAGGTGCGACTTGCGGACCTCGGCGATCACGGCCTGCACCGCGTCGAGGTCGAGCACCGGCCGCAGCTCGTCCGGGGTCACCCCGGCGCAGTCGCCCATCACGACCCGCATTTCGGCGTCGTGGTCGGGGTAACCGACCGAAAGCCGCATCAGGAACCGGTCGAGCTGCGCCTCGGGCAGCCGGTAGGTGCCCTCCAGCTCGATCGGGTTCTGCGTGGCCACCACGAAGAACGGCCGCGGCACGTCCTGGCTGACCGCGTCGACCGTCACCCGCCGCTCGGCCATCACCTCCAGCAGCGCGGACTGCGTCTTCGGCGTGCCGCGGTTGATTTCGTCGGCCAGCACGACGTTCGCGAAGATCCCGCCGGGGTGGAACTGGAACCGCTCGGCGTTCTGGTGGTAGACCATCACGCCGGTGATGTCGCCGGGCAGCAGGTCCGGCGTGAACTGGATGCGGTTCCAGCTCGCGCCGACGCTGCGCGCCAGGCAGCGGGCGAGCGTCGTCTTGCCGAGGCCCGGCACGTCTTCGATGAGCAGGTGCCCTTCGGCGAACAGCGCGGCGACGGCGAGGCGGACGAGCTCGGGCTTGCCGCGCACGACCGTCTGGACGTTCTCCGCGATCAGTTCGTAGGCGGCCTTGGGAGTCGGTGTCACGTTTCCTTCTTCGCCTCGGGTTTTCCGGTTTTCTTCAGCAGGCGGCGCGTGCCCAGCAGCGCGAACGGCCCGAGCACGACCACGAACGCGGGCGTGCCGTTGAAGTGGTCCGAGCCGGTGCCCGCCGACGTCGTGATGGTGACGTCGACCGGGATCGCGCCGACCCAGTAGACGTTCGAGATGGTGAGGTTCGTGGTGCCGCTGCACGGCACGGTCGGGGACGAGGCCGAACCCAACGCGGTCGCCTTGCACTTCGCGGCGGCGCCGTTGCCGTTCGCGGTCACGGTGACGATGATCTGCTGGTCCGGTGCGCCCTTGCCCTGGACGTGGGTGATCTTGATCGTCGGCGGTCCCGAGGGCACGCGCACCGTCTTCCGGCCTGGGCTCCCGGTGAGCGCGG is a genomic window of Amycolatopsis lexingtonensis containing:
- the eccD gene encoding type VII secretion integral membrane protein EccD; this encodes MQTAGLVRLTVATPHRRIDIALPEHAAVAEILPGLLARAGEGLADDGVPGGGWSLRRADGTAFDLDRTLGAHRVRDGEVLHLTPRRTDWPELEYDDLVDAIATGSGRTGRAWGPRHTRVAGLAAGAAALLLGLVAVLRAGPPWPGPALWALTAAVLLLTAGVVLARAMRDAAAGAVLAASALPYAFAGGGLLPAGGTPITALSAGHLVLAGAALLAAALAGRLGVAAAPALFTAAATAGLLAVLGGWLATLDALAGYRAAAVVGGGLLALSGAFAPLALRLARVPMPVLPRSTADLVRDEPQPPLPLVHSAVARADGLLTGLLAGTSVVVLYCQIVLIRAGGTAPVVLVSVLALGFLMRARLYPILRQRVPLLLAGMSGVGCLALGPLMAGGALLPAGPLAVVVAAGAIAAGVLLSTRRPNPYLGRFAEYFEILLMVAIVPVVCWVLDLYALVRGLGG
- the eccB gene encoding type VII secretion protein EccB, with product MASKRDQLQAYQFLVQRATSALVTRETDPEQPPFRRTGSATFAGIALGIVSLAGAGVYGLIVPGGNTAWRQDSAVIVEKETGTRYVYLDGRLHPVANYASALLLLGDHRATEHVSRESLAGVPRGPRLGIPDAPDALPAPDRLLTGSWSLCSAPASDLAGTRIEESVLLAGAAPAGGAALGDRALLVELVTTGDRYLVWRGYRHRIEDYAAVGTGLALTAEPWARVGRPWLDVLPEGAPIGPIPVARPGEPSTAVPGRTDLRAGMLLVVRPSGGGEQYYLAERDALRPISVLQYDIQRAAAQTPAAYPGGDPVAVTLPPSLATTSRRLDPADDAEGAAPATRPPIARPRDREATVCATFEPGASSPGLAIDPELPPADALSATTRRSATGTPLADRVYVPPGSAAVVEAMPSAQAPSGTLTLVTDMGRRYSLSAPEVLKMLGYPSDRVLRLPAGLVARMPEGPGLDPAAARNQTEH
- a CDS encoding transglutaminase TgpA family protein, with the protein product MAARRGRRHPGGRSVKRAAVLNRAAVAGVLGSGAVAGLLFTPVFGFAAVLVPVLVVVVLAYACAELCTRWPKTAPYRPLLVLATGLLGLIEAVAFPTTLAGLPTGESLAVLVRGATEGWLLTLQSTWPARPVPEQLLFVPLAVLLASVVGLEVLLRLRKPLLAVLPGLLVAALSQAYQPLSGPAAVGAAVLYAGVAALALWSRPDRSRGGSGGWLVVATVAGLLAGAAAFGALDPAGREPVRLTDGQVAPLAQHGLGNPLDQVGERLARPGAEVFRYRGDAPVDRWRLAVLDGFDGAGWTTDLRLRRLGQHLESDGVLRSADVRVTGLPGPWLPSQPVPTGVTGVDPLVDETAGALLLDPPAPDPRYRLTWSSPDVDAARLEGAEVDAKAEGGLGELGQVPADVEQLARDAVRGLRPTFQSALQLERFLSTNYQVAVGTDLPTGHGWPQLRRFLLDTRRGTSEQFAAAYVALARLTGIPARLVVGFSGSSEVDGDYRVVRNRDVLAWPEVAVDGVGWVPLDPTAAAAKTGQQTGLAKATALARQQLPPEQSLQPPQLPPDHPESGDADASTGGSVRWDVVAAIAAGALLVGWLWGVPLAKGIRTRRRRRSTGAEGVIGAWAEARDRLRADGVPYRVGMTPRDLAELAGEGTREPITRLGKVLDMALWSGVPVTEGAVRRAWQEVGELRRSLATRPWTTRLRSALDPRTLLPPARRR
- a CDS encoding serine/threonine protein kinase, translating into MSIEHAAVDLLATGPIATVHAIRATGEAVKVFPGPFDRDTLAGLERERKALAATGPAPSILPVLGVVDYPGGRAGVRMELCRGSLAGLLASGVRLPADAVLALGTAVASALAAAHGAGVLHGGVTPDNVLYRASGEFVLADFGQTLRRRFPRDPVHAVEYTAPETLRDDTLSPASDLYGLGAVLYSALTGAPPFPRRTGQQPGERILQVLREPVAPIHGADIPPGLSDVVTRLLAKEPDDRPADAAAVVTLLENLRDGVAPPVPAAEPARPEAEPEPAAADVEFDDFAEEPRPATPAPAPPNPGGRTLIRTFGGPAERTASPARRRTALSAGAGVVVAGLAVLPFFTGPDEVTGHALPIAPAAQPANTAAAPDIHLALAQPADLGDHVRLTWQADGDLDFAVVVAGERIDTMVLVAHRQRAMEVPIDPARRYCFQIRATDGKNVYTSTPIPIRGGHCTQ
- a CDS encoding AAA family ATPase translates to MTPTPKAAYELIAENVQTVVRGKPELVRLAVAALFAEGHLLIEDVPGLGKTTLARCLARSVGASWNRIQFTPDLLPGDITGVMVYHQNAERFQFHPGGIFANVVLADEINRGTPKTQSALLEVMAERRVTVDAVSQDVPRPFFVVATQNPIELEGTYRLPEAQLDRFLMRLSVGYPDHDAEMRVVMGDCAGVTPDELRPVLDLDAVQAVIAEVRKSHLAPEIVSYAVRLATASRTHPAVRYGASPRGSIALIRAAQALAATHGRDFVTPDDVKDVTHPVLGHRLVLTPDAELNQRRTADVVDELLAETPAPAATAGR
- a CDS encoding DUF58 domain-containing protein, whose amino-acid sequence is MRLTRRGVFVLASAVVLYAAGEVLGYALFRALGGIAAGAVLVAVAVVRFRPDVEVDRTVLPDRIERGEPALASLTVRNTGTRRHGGFAAADRMGEARHGVRVRPLAPGTAATYHYELPTTRRGRLEVGPLVLDRPDLFALARGERTVGGTASLWVHPRRHAVRPARAGHPRHHHDGPITDPPLSGSADLRAVRQYVIGDEVRHLHWKASARTGRLMVREYADPAQLRCTVLLDTRPRALTAAAFEEAVEVAASLLFASATAGQHCRLITTTGTDTPVDSGLRVARVVLDELCLVTQDAADDAPLLPGPLAAGRRPGGVVVVVTGPDTDLGPARRWHPDTVIRLGAAPSASVAGAGQITAVDAADAAARWNALMTGAA